Proteins from a single region of Pseudomonadota bacterium:
- a CDS encoding alpha/beta hydrolase: protein MRFLRTCDGARIAYWVSTPTSLQGALVLLHGAASNHTRWSELCRTTALRENWALLRPDLRGQGASLYRGRIGMGEWCADLAALLDAESLSRAVIAGHCLGANLALRFAARFPARTAGLVLIEPMLPEALAGTMRSIRRLRPALCGLVALTRSFNALGLRRRRLEPLDLERLDRETRRAASGRNRNARGPEDEGRLAKYASPLFDLRTTATGAYLQALLAVTEELPAPDTLATRVLALLSERSTFTDPAATKAFLERLPDCEIVTVPARHWIPTEQPQAMRAAIEDWLRRWFCA, encoded by the coding sequence ATGCGCTTCCTTCGAACCTGTGACGGGGCCCGTATCGCCTACTGGGTTTCGACACCGACGTCGCTGCAGGGGGCGCTCGTGCTGCTGCACGGCGCCGCGAGCAACCACACGCGCTGGTCTGAGCTCTGCCGCACCACGGCGCTGCGCGAGAATTGGGCGCTGCTGCGGCCCGATCTGCGCGGCCAGGGCGCGTCGCTGTATCGCGGCCGGATCGGCATGGGCGAATGGTGCGCCGACCTCGCCGCGCTGCTGGACGCCGAGAGTCTTTCCAGGGCTGTCATCGCGGGCCATTGCCTGGGGGCCAATCTCGCGCTGCGGTTTGCCGCACGCTTTCCGGCCAGGACGGCCGGGCTCGTGTTGATCGAGCCGATGCTGCCCGAGGCGCTCGCCGGAACGATGCGCTCGATCCGTCGATTGCGGCCGGCACTCTGCGGGCTGGTCGCACTAACTCGAAGCTTCAATGCATTGGGATTACGACGCCGGCGCCTCGAGCCGCTCGATCTCGAGCGGCTCGACCGCGAGACGCGGCGGGCGGCCTCCGGACGTAATAGAAACGCCAGGGGTCCGGAAGACGAAGGGCGGCTCGCGAAATACGCCTCGCCGCTCTTCGATCTGCGCACCACCGCGACCGGCGCCTACTTGCAGGCGTTGCTCGCGGTGACCGAGGAGCTGCCCGCACCGGATACGCTCGCGACGCGCGTCCTCGCACTCCTTTCCGAGCGCAGCACATTCACCGATCCGGCGGCGACCAAGGCCTTCCTGGAGAGACTGCCCGATTGCGAGATCGTCACTGTACCGGCGCGCCACTGGATCCCGACCGAGCAGCCGCAGGCGATGCGCGCCGCGATCGAGGACTGGCTGCGGCGCTGGTTCTGCGCATAA
- a CDS encoding UdgX family uracil-DNA binding protein (This protein belongs to the uracil DNA glycosylase superfamily, members of which act in excision repair of DNA. However, it belongs more specifically to UdgX branch, whose founding member was found to bind uracil in DNA (where it does not belong), without cleaving it, appears to promote DNA repair by a pathway involving RecA, rather than base excision.) yields the protein MVERNQTGVSARQFLPDRISMASLREAARACQGCPLYKDATRTVFGVGPRSARMILVGEQPGNDEDLQGAPFVGPAGRVLDEGLCAAGIDRADAYVTNVVKHFKWTLQGKRRLHKKPSAREIAACIPWLEKEIELIEPEVLVCLGATAAQALLGRDFKVTRQRGQALPTPLAKHAIATVHPSSILRQQTEADRRRELAQFVDDLKVAARLL from the coding sequence CAATCAGACCGGCGTGAGCGCGCGACAGTTCCTGCCCGATCGGATCTCGATGGCGTCGCTGCGCGAGGCGGCTCGGGCATGTCAGGGCTGTCCCTTATACAAGGATGCAACTCGGACCGTCTTCGGCGTGGGACCGCGCTCTGCGCGCATGATCCTCGTTGGAGAGCAGCCGGGAAATGATGAGGACTTGCAAGGTGCGCCGTTCGTGGGTCCCGCGGGGCGGGTGCTGGATGAAGGGCTCTGCGCCGCGGGTATTGACCGAGCCGACGCCTACGTGACCAATGTGGTCAAGCATTTCAAGTGGACGCTACAGGGCAAGCGCCGGCTCCACAAGAAGCCGAGTGCGCGCGAGATCGCCGCTTGTATACCGTGGCTCGAGAAAGAGATCGAGCTCATCGAGCCGGAAGTGTTGGTGTGTCTCGGGGCCACCGCCGCTCAGGCGCTGCTCGGTCGCGACTTCAAAGTCACGCGTCAACGCGGCCAGGCTCTGCCAACGCCACTTGCGAAACATGCAATAGCGACGGTTCATCCCTCTTCGATCCTGCGCCAGCAGACCGAGGCCGATCGGCGCCGGGAGTTAGCACAATTCGTCGATGATCTGAAGGTCGCGGCGCGGCTGCTGTAG